A single Acidobacteriota bacterium DNA region contains:
- a CDS encoding iron-sulfur cluster assembly accessory protein, whose amino-acid sequence MLTNDVATKAVVLDAATEIIPVMLTTAAAAKVGELIAAEGDISLGLRLTVRPGGCSGFSYEMYFDSKIDESDVVSVTDGVRLIVDEDSTMKLSGSTVDYKEQGLQGSGFAINNPNQQRGCGCGQSFS is encoded by the coding sequence ATGTTGACCAATGATGTTGCCACCAAGGCGGTTGTTCTAGATGCCGCTACCGAAATAATCCCTGTGATGCTCACCACGGCGGCCGCCGCCAAGGTCGGCGAACTCATCGCGGCTGAGGGCGACATCAGCCTCGGATTGCGCCTCACCGTGCGTCCCGGTGGTTGCTCCGGCTTCTCGTACGAAATGTACTTCGATTCGAAGATCGACGAGTCAGACGTCGTCTCCGTCACCGATGGTGTTCGTCTGATTGTTGACGAGGACAGCACGATGAAGCTTTCTGGCTCGACTGTGGACTATAAAGAGCAGGGTCTGCAGGGTTCCGGCTTTGCGATCAACAACCCCAATCAACAGCGAGGTTGCGGCTGCGGCCAATCGTTCAGCTGA
- a CDS encoding reactive intermediate/imine deaminase (has endoribonuclease activity on mRNA) has product MPKLIPDLPNAATPIGPYSVACEANGFVYISGQIPVDPATGEGVQGDAAVQAARVMENISLLLSDLGMDFTNVVKTTIFLTDMSDFAKVNAVYAERFPVDPPARSTVEVSALPGGYNVEIETIATR; this is encoded by the coding sequence ATGCCAAAACTCATACCTGACCTTCCCAACGCCGCCACACCGATTGGTCCGTACTCGGTGGCCTGTGAAGCGAATGGGTTCGTGTACATCTCGGGTCAGATCCCGGTCGACCCTGCTACCGGCGAAGGTGTGCAAGGCGATGCCGCTGTGCAGGCTGCTCGCGTGATGGAGAACATTTCGTTGCTGCTCAGCGATCTTGGCATGGACTTCACCAACGTTGTGAAAACGACCATTTTCTTGACTGACATGAGCGACTTCGCCAAGGTCAACGCGGTGTACGCCGAACGTTTCCCGGTCGATCCTCCAGCGCGCTCCACCGTAGAGGTGTCTGCTCTTCCGGGTGGTTACAACGTTGAGATCGAAACCATCGCTACCCGCTAA
- a CDS encoding aldehyde dehydrogenase family protein, which produces MDRANLLRELGISETNSGVYAGGWRDAGGQSITSENPATAEPIASVTMANSSDFEATVQSAEETFARWRMVPAPQRGDYVRQITLALRDYKEPLGALVSMEMGKILPEGLGEVQEMIDVGDFAVGLSRQLYGLTMPSERPRHRMYEQWHPLGPVGIITAFNFPVAVWAWNALLAAVCGDTMIWKPSPAVPLTSIAVTNIVHEVMAGTGFEGVFNLAVGDVDPVGEAMVNDPRIPLISATGSTRMGTIVGTAVARRLGRSLLELGGNNAIIALDDADPELLLRGALFSAVGTAGQRCTSLRRLIVQKDATAKLVGPLVEAYGTIPIGDPLDDGTLMGPLINQSAVETTSAAVAIAQEQGGEVLFGGNPIAGDGYFFEPTLIRIPADAAIVQEETFGPIMWLIEVEDLDEALAVQNGVRQGLSSAIFTDSIRSAERFLSAEGSDCGIANVNIGTSGAEIGGAFGGEKETGGGRESGSDAWKAYMRRQTVTINWSSDLPLAQGIEFG; this is translated from the coding sequence ATGGATCGAGCAAACCTTCTCAGAGAACTTGGCATCAGCGAAACCAATTCTGGTGTGTACGCGGGGGGTTGGCGGGACGCCGGTGGTCAATCAATCACCAGCGAGAACCCCGCAACCGCTGAACCGATTGCATCGGTCACGATGGCCAACAGCTCCGATTTTGAGGCGACGGTCCAATCTGCCGAGGAGACATTTGCACGGTGGCGGATGGTACCTGCCCCTCAGCGTGGCGACTATGTCCGCCAGATCACTCTTGCCCTTCGTGACTACAAGGAGCCGCTTGGTGCGCTCGTTTCGATGGAGATGGGCAAGATCCTCCCCGAGGGTCTTGGTGAAGTTCAGGAGATGATCGACGTCGGAGACTTCGCGGTTGGTCTGTCTCGCCAACTCTATGGACTCACCATGCCGTCGGAACGGCCACGCCACCGCATGTACGAGCAGTGGCATCCGCTAGGTCCTGTTGGGATCATCACTGCCTTCAACTTCCCGGTTGCCGTTTGGGCTTGGAACGCCTTGCTTGCCGCGGTGTGTGGTGACACGATGATCTGGAAACCTTCTCCTGCGGTGCCGCTCACGTCGATCGCGGTGACGAATATCGTCCACGAAGTCATGGCGGGCACCGGGTTTGAGGGTGTGTTCAACCTTGCTGTCGGTGACGTCGATCCTGTCGGGGAAGCAATGGTGAACGACCCACGCATCCCGCTGATTTCTGCAACCGGGTCGACTCGTATGGGCACGATTGTTGGCACCGCGGTGGCGCGACGCCTCGGCCGATCGCTGTTGGAACTTGGCGGAAACAACGCCATCATCGCTCTTGACGACGCTGATCCCGAGCTGTTGTTGCGTGGCGCACTCTTTTCCGCCGTCGGTACCGCAGGCCAGCGTTGCACGAGTCTGCGACGTTTGATCGTTCAGAAGGACGCGACCGCAAAACTTGTCGGTCCGCTTGTGGAGGCGTACGGCACCATCCCGATCGGCGATCCGCTCGACGACGGCACACTGATGGGTCCGCTTATCAACCAATCCGCCGTCGAGACGACCTCGGCGGCTGTCGCCATTGCGCAAGAACAAGGCGGAGAGGTTCTCTTTGGGGGAAATCCGATTGCAGGCGACGGGTACTTCTTCGAACCAACCTTGATCCGTATCCCCGCTGACGCTGCAATCGTACAAGAGGAGACCTTTGGTCCGATCATGTGGCTCATCGAAGTTGAAGATCTCGATGAGGCGTTGGCGGTGCAGAACGGTGTGCGACAGGGGCTCTCGTCGGCAATCTTCACGGATTCGATACGGTCCGCGGAACGGTTTCTCTCCGCGGAGGGCTCTGATTGCGGAATTGCGAACGTCAACATTGGCACCTCAGGAGCCGAAATCGGCGGCGCATTCGGCGGCGAGAAGGAGACCGGCGGTGGCCGCGAGTCCGGGTCCGATGCGTGGAAGGCATATATGCGACGCCAGACGGTCACGATCAACTGGTCGTCCGACCTGCCGCTGGCGCAGGGCATCGAGTTCGGCTAG
- the gnd gene encoding decarboxylating 6-phosphogluconate dehydrogenase: MEIGMIGLGKMGANMADRLVRGGHRVVGFDLNPEAVAGLIERGAEGVDSLEELVGKLPTPKILWIMVPSGAPVDSTIDALLPFLSKGDIVIDGGNSNYKDTQRRAEMLREKGHHFVDVGTSGGIWGLAQGYSMMIGGDHDTVEYLRPIFETLAPAPDEGWGRTGDSGAGHYVKMVHNGIEYGLMQAYAEGFALMEAKDDYGFDLAQIASIWHHGSVVRSWLLELIESALDENPTMDGIAPFVPDSGEGRWTVFEAIDLNVSAPVISLSLMRRIGSRDEVEYADRLLSAMRNQFGGHAVKRET, translated from the coding sequence ATGGAAATTGGCATGATCGGGCTGGGAAAGATGGGGGCCAACATGGCTGACCGGCTCGTAAGAGGCGGCCACCGAGTTGTCGGGTTCGACTTGAACCCGGAGGCCGTTGCCGGCCTCATCGAACGTGGCGCCGAAGGGGTCGACTCTCTCGAAGAACTCGTGGGCAAGCTACCTACACCAAAGATCTTGTGGATCATGGTGCCGTCTGGAGCGCCAGTGGACTCCACCATCGATGCGCTGCTGCCTTTCCTTAGCAAGGGGGACATCGTCATCGACGGTGGAAACTCGAACTACAAGGACACGCAGCGCCGCGCCGAAATGTTGCGCGAAAAAGGTCACCACTTTGTCGACGTAGGCACAAGTGGAGGAATCTGGGGGCTTGCACAGGGGTATTCGATGATGATCGGAGGAGATCACGACACCGTCGAATACCTACGGCCGATTTTCGAAACGCTGGCGCCGGCACCTGACGAAGGGTGGGGGCGCACGGGTGACTCGGGCGCCGGTCACTATGTGAAAATGGTCCACAACGGCATCGAATACGGTCTAATGCAGGCCTACGCGGAGGGGTTCGCCCTCATGGAGGCGAAGGACGATTACGGCTTCGACCTTGCCCAGATAGCGTCGATCTGGCACCACGGCAGCGTCGTGCGATCATGGCTTCTCGAACTCATCGAGTCGGCCCTCGACGAAAACCCGACAATGGACGGGATCGCACCGTTCGTACCCGACTCTGGGGAAGGACGTTGGACGGTATTTGAAGCGATCGACCTCAACGTATCTGCGCCTGTCATTTCTCTCTCGCTCATGCGTCGCATCGGATCGCGTGACGAGGTCGAATACGCCGATCGGTTGTTATCAGCCATGCGGAACCAGTTTGGCGGGCACGCCGTCAAACGCGAGACCTGA
- a CDS encoding HAD-IA family hydrolase, whose product MADIKVLFFDVGGVLLSNGWDRSSRRIACERFGLDWEEFQDRHEFVALDFEKGHLSISEYLGRTVFYRQRDFSEPGFIEFMKTQSTVLPGTLDLARELARTGKYLLATLNNESRELNDYRIEKFGLRESFSVFFSSSYLGLAKPDQAIYKVAVDITQHDPDQCVFIDDRELNLECADLAGIIPIHFTNVANLRDSLESLGVAV is encoded by the coding sequence ATGGCTGATATCAAAGTGTTGTTCTTCGACGTAGGCGGCGTGTTGCTTAGCAACGGGTGGGATAGGTCCTCTCGCCGAATAGCGTGCGAGCGATTCGGACTCGACTGGGAGGAGTTCCAAGATCGTCACGAATTCGTTGCGCTCGACTTCGAGAAGGGTCATCTGTCGATTTCCGAGTACCTCGGACGCACGGTGTTCTACCGGCAGCGAGACTTCTCCGAGCCGGGGTTCATCGAGTTTATGAAAACTCAGTCGACGGTTCTCCCAGGCACGCTGGACCTAGCGCGCGAACTCGCCCGCACCGGTAAATACCTCTTGGCCACCCTCAACAACGAGTCACGCGAACTGAACGACTATCGCATCGAGAAGTTTGGACTACGTGAGTCGTTCTCGGTGTTCTTCTCGTCGAGCTACCTCGGATTAGCGAAGCCGGATCAAGCGATATACAAGGTTGCAGTCGACATCACACAACACGACCCCGACCAGTGCGTTTTCATCGACGATCGGGAACTCAACCTGGAGTGTGCTGACCTGGCGGGCATCATCCCGATCCACTTCACCAACGTTGCCAATCTGAGGGACTCGCTGGAAAGCCTCGGCGTAGCGGTATGA
- a CDS encoding ABC transporter ATP-binding protein codes for MSRTPVFEAQGVAKDYGDGFGLAPLDLEVHAGELLLLVGHNGSGKSTMLGLAAGLLKATEGEALIVGSSADSVRARIARSYLPDQPILYDDLTLWEHIAYNAALHSTPDWEAAATDLLEGFRLTDRADGLPAKFSRGMRQKAAIVIGLVRPFKLLLIDEPFLGIDATGQQTLVDILKSLAADGVAVVVSTHQTNITAIATRCVGLRDGELVYDGEPDPEVITKIIHG; via the coding sequence ATGAGCCGAACACCAGTGTTTGAAGCCCAGGGCGTGGCAAAGGACTACGGCGACGGCTTTGGCCTTGCTCCTCTCGATCTTGAGGTCCACGCCGGAGAGCTACTGCTTCTTGTTGGCCACAACGGCTCGGGCAAAAGCACGATGCTTGGCCTCGCGGCGGGTCTGCTGAAGGCAACCGAGGGTGAGGCACTGATCGTGGGTTCCTCAGCTGACAGCGTGAGAGCCCGCATCGCCCGCAGTTATCTGCCTGACCAACCCATCCTCTACGACGACCTCACCTTGTGGGAACACATTGCCTATAACGCCGCGCTCCACAGCACGCCGGATTGGGAGGCTGCGGCCACCGATCTGCTCGAAGGGTTCCGTCTCACGGACCGTGCAGACGGGCTACCCGCAAAGTTCTCACGCGGGATGCGCCAGAAGGCGGCAATCGTCATCGGTCTGGTGCGCCCGTTCAAACTACTGTTGATCGACGAGCCGTTTCTTGGCATCGACGCCACCGGCCAGCAAACGCTGGTTGACATCCTCAAGTCGCTCGCCGCTGACGGGGTCGCCGTTGTTGTTTCGACCCACCAAACAAATATCACTGCTATTGCGACGAGGTGTGTCGGGTTGCGAGACGGCGAACTCGTCTACGACGGTGAGCCCGACCCCGAGGTGATCACCAAGATCATCCACGGCTAA
- a CDS encoding response regulator transcription factor: MYVPVWPPTPTSALIAGLVAAGYQPIPIENLDDVAAKMPELGWAAAVVEITEDVGRCLSVAAKLKTEFSLPVLVVIDRTMTTTVSDDDSYTDFILSPIDRAELQARLGRITLIETTVTDDDILRYRDLELNTATYQTTVGGDPRDLTFMEYELLRFFVENQGRVWSRDQILKKVWGYDYFGGARTVDVHVRRLRSKLGEERSSWITTVRSVGYRFG, translated from the coding sequence ATGTACGTTCCTGTCTGGCCACCCACCCCAACGTCCGCTCTCATTGCCGGACTGGTCGCGGCGGGGTATCAGCCGATCCCGATCGAGAACCTCGACGACGTCGCAGCCAAGATGCCGGAACTCGGATGGGCCGCGGCGGTAGTAGAAATCACAGAAGATGTTGGGCGTTGTCTCTCAGTCGCGGCGAAGCTCAAGACAGAGTTCTCGCTCCCGGTCCTGGTTGTTATTGACCGGACGATGACGACAACCGTCTCGGACGACGACAGCTACACCGACTTCATCCTCTCACCGATTGATCGGGCAGAGTTGCAAGCCCGGCTCGGTCGAATCACGCTGATCGAAACAACCGTCACAGACGATGACATACTCAGATACCGCGACCTCGAACTCAACACCGCGACATACCAGACAACGGTGGGCGGTGACCCCCGTGACCTGACTTTCATGGAATATGAGCTGCTGCGATTCTTTGTTGAGAACCAGGGCCGCGTGTGGTCGCGAGACCAAATCCTCAAGAAAGTGTGGGGGTACGACTACTTCGGCGGCGCCAGAACGGTTGATGTGCACGTGCGGCGCCTGCGCTCAAAACTCGGCGAAGAGCGTTCGTCATGGATCACCACCGTCCGCTCGGTTGGGTACAGATTCGGGTAA
- a CDS encoding glutamine synthetase — translation MQKQEDYVLRTVEERRIRFIRLWFTDISGSLKSFAITPTELENAFTEGMRFDGSAIDGFTRDQESDMLAMPDAHTFQILPWRRGDGGVARMFCDIVSPDGEPFEGDPRWVLRKNLRNAADLGYSFYVGPEVEYFYFKDSGPDPEVLDRGGYFDLTPLDVAQEYRRDTIMALEKLGIPVESSHHEVSPSQHELDLRHSDALSMADNLVTTRLAVKEVAMEHGIYATFMPKPLEGFDGSGMHLHLSLFENDTNAFFEEGAEHHMSKVGRAFMAGLLAHAREITAITNQWVNSYKRLVSGFDAPIYQSWSQRDQSAVLRVPQAKKGKSASTRIEYRAPDPACNPYLALSVILAAGLAGIEGDYDLADSPEPQAAGRDRMPASLAEALDAMEQSSLVRNTLGDHVFEWFLRNKRDEWDRYSHHVSRFELEQYLPIL, via the coding sequence ATGCAGAAACAAGAAGACTACGTTCTCAGAACCGTTGAAGAGCGCCGAATACGGTTTATTCGGCTGTGGTTCACCGACATTTCCGGATCCTTGAAGTCATTTGCGATCACCCCGACAGAACTTGAGAATGCCTTCACAGAGGGGATGCGCTTCGATGGATCAGCGATTGATGGATTCACAAGAGACCAAGAGTCTGACATGCTTGCAATGCCGGACGCCCACACGTTTCAGATCCTGCCATGGCGCCGCGGCGACGGTGGGGTCGCGAGAATGTTCTGCGACATCGTGTCCCCCGACGGCGAACCGTTTGAAGGTGATCCTCGCTGGGTGCTGCGCAAGAATCTCCGCAACGCAGCCGACCTCGGATATTCGTTCTACGTCGGTCCCGAAGTGGAGTATTTCTACTTCAAGGACTCAGGGCCGGACCCTGAAGTCTTGGATCGAGGCGGCTACTTCGACCTGACACCGTTAGACGTCGCCCAGGAATACCGACGCGACACCATCATGGCCTTGGAAAAACTCGGCATCCCCGTGGAGTCTTCGCATCACGAGGTGTCACCAAGCCAACACGAACTCGATCTCCGCCACAGCGATGCGCTAAGCATGGCCGACAACCTCGTGACCACACGCCTTGCGGTGAAGGAGGTTGCCATGGAGCACGGCATCTACGCAACCTTTATGCCGAAGCCGCTCGAGGGATTCGACGGCTCCGGCATGCATCTGCATCTGTCACTGTTCGAGAACGACACCAACGCGTTCTTCGAGGAAGGCGCCGAACACCACATGTCAAAGGTGGGACGTGCCTTCATGGCAGGGCTTCTCGCTCACGCCAGGGAGATCACCGCGATTACGAACCAGTGGGTGAACTCGTACAAGCGACTCGTGTCGGGTTTCGACGCACCTATCTACCAGTCGTGGAGTCAGCGCGACCAGAGCGCAGTCCTCCGTGTGCCGCAGGCAAAGAAGGGAAAGAGTGCGTCTACGCGCATCGAGTACCGCGCCCCCGATCCCGCCTGCAACCCGTATCTAGCACTGTCGGTGATTCTTGCCGCAGGTCTTGCCGGCATCGAAGGCGACTACGACCTTGCGGATTCACCGGAACCGCAGGCAGCCGGGAGGGACCGCATGCCGGCCTCTCTGGCCGAAGCGCTCGATGCAATGGAACAGTCGTCACTCGTCCGCAACACCCTCGGCGACCATGTGTTCGAATGGTTCTTGCGCAACAAACGCGACGAGTGGGATCGGTACTCACATCACGTTTCGCGATTCGAACTCGAACAGTATCTTCCGATCCTGTGA
- a CDS encoding glutamine synthetase beta-grasp domain-containing protein: protein MVYRAEYIWIDGQKPTAKMRSKTMVVPDGKEPPIWGFDGSSTEQAPGANSDCVLQPVLITPDPIRGGDNKLVLCEVLNIDLTPHVSNTRAACAQASEKYASHEPWFGIEQEYTFFKDGRPHGWPQGGFPAPQGGYYCGVGFDEIYGRDIVEAHTTACIDAGILISGTNAEVLIGQWEFQIGPLDPLAASDQVWLGRWLLYRVAEDFGVSATLDPKPVKGDWNGAGAHTNFSTEEMRKNYDAIIAACEALGEKTEEHVANYGAGIELRLTGLHETAPWTEYSYGVSDRGASVRIPWQVAKEGKGYIEDRRPNANMDPYVVTRLITETVCDYLEKV, encoded by the coding sequence ATGGTGTATCGAGCCGAATATATTTGGATCGACGGACAGAAACCAACCGCCAAGATGCGGTCCAAGACAATGGTCGTGCCTGACGGAAAAGAGCCGCCTATTTGGGGTTTCGACGGTTCGAGCACCGAGCAGGCTCCGGGTGCAAACTCGGACTGCGTGTTGCAACCGGTTCTAATCACCCCGGACCCCATTCGGGGGGGAGACAACAAGCTCGTTCTGTGTGAAGTTCTCAACATTGACCTGACGCCGCATGTTTCGAACACGCGCGCTGCTTGCGCGCAGGCCAGCGAGAAGTACGCATCGCATGAGCCGTGGTTCGGGATTGAACAGGAGTACACGTTCTTCAAGGATGGGCGTCCACACGGATGGCCACAGGGTGGCTTCCCTGCACCGCAGGGTGGGTATTACTGCGGCGTCGGGTTTGACGAGATCTACGGCCGCGACATTGTGGAGGCTCACACCACGGCGTGTATCGACGCAGGGATCCTCATCAGCGGCACCAACGCCGAGGTACTCATTGGGCAGTGGGAGTTTCAGATCGGCCCGTTGGATCCCTTGGCGGCGTCCGACCAGGTGTGGCTGGGGCGCTGGTTGTTGTACCGCGTTGCTGAAGACTTCGGAGTTTCGGCAACGCTCGATCCGAAGCCGGTGAAGGGCGACTGGAACGGCGCAGGTGCACACACGAACTTTTCCACGGAAGAAATGCGCAAAAACTACGACGCGATCATCGCGGCGTGTGAAGCACTTGGCGAGAAGACAGAGGAGCACGTCGCTAACTACGGCGCGGGCATCGAGCTGCGTCTCACCGGTCTCCACGAGACCGCCCCTTGGACCGAGTACAGCTACGGGGTCTCGGATCGCGGCGCTTCGGTTCGCATCCCCTGGCAGGTCGCCAAGGAGGGTAAGGGTTATATCGAGGACCGCCGACCAAACGCCAACATGGACCCGTATGTTGTTACCAGGTTGATCACAGAAACCGTTTGCGACTATCTAGAGAAGGTCTAA
- a CDS encoding DUF1801 domain-containing protein — protein MKSSAATVDEYLGELPDDRREAMNSVRATILDNLPTGYVESMGSGMIVYEIPLETVPDTYNGRPLMYAALASQKNHMSVYLMGIYADEPTNATFLKAYKAFGKRLDMGKSCVRFRKLADLPLGVIGDAIAAHTVVQFTELYRRSRP, from the coding sequence ATGAAGTCAAGCGCTGCAACAGTGGACGAGTATCTGGGCGAGCTCCCCGATGACCGGCGCGAGGCGATGAACTCTGTGCGCGCAACCATTCTTGATAATTTACCGACAGGGTATGTCGAGTCGATGGGATCTGGAATGATCGTGTACGAGATACCACTTGAAACGGTGCCCGACACCTACAACGGGCGGCCGTTGATGTATGCAGCTTTGGCTTCGCAGAAGAACCACATGTCCGTCTATCTGATGGGCATCTACGCCGACGAACCCACCAACGCCACGTTTCTGAAAGCGTACAAAGCCTTCGGGAAACGACTCGATATGGGGAAGAGCTGTGTCCGATTTAGAAAACTCGCCGATCTTCCACTCGGGGTTATCGGCGACGCGATCGCCGCACACACAGTTGTACAGTTCACCGAACTGTACCGACGGTCTCGGCCCTAG
- a CDS encoding SDR family oxidoreductase, protein MEIPDLNALVTGGAHRVGGAISRALAEAGANVFIHYGRSANAAELMATDLSTLGVRVAIGGADLSNPRTAGELLDTATEALGPISILVNSASGFPEDSLADITLDGLRSTMALTLESPIMLMQAMASRLDGAPGAIVNISDVRTQTPYLKHFSYTVAKGAIDTATRAAALALAPAVRVNAVALGVILSPLGEGADYVAELASRLPAKRAGGSETVTQAVLHFISNDFVTGEILRLDGGSHLV, encoded by the coding sequence ATGGAAATACCTGACCTGAATGCGCTTGTAACGGGTGGAGCGCACCGCGTTGGTGGAGCAATCAGTCGCGCACTGGCGGAGGCCGGGGCGAATGTTTTCATCCACTACGGGCGGTCAGCCAATGCCGCCGAGTTGATGGCGACGGATCTCTCCACACTCGGCGTCCGGGTCGCAATCGGCGGCGCTGACCTCTCGAACCCGCGCACTGCCGGTGAGTTGCTTGACACCGCGACGGAAGCTCTCGGACCGATTTCCATTCTCGTGAACAGTGCATCGGGGTTCCCCGAAGACTCGTTGGCCGATATCACCCTTGACGGTCTGCGGAGCACGATGGCGTTGACCCTCGAATCGCCGATCATGTTGATGCAGGCAATGGCGAGCAGGCTCGACGGTGCGCCTGGCGCAATTGTCAACATCAGCGACGTTAGGACCCAAACTCCGTATCTCAAACATTTCTCCTACACGGTCGCCAAGGGTGCCATAGACACAGCAACTCGCGCCGCGGCGCTTGCGTTGGCTCCGGCCGTTCGCGTCAACGCGGTTGCGCTCGGTGTGATCTTGTCCCCGCTCGGCGAAGGAGCTGATTACGTCGCCGAGCTTGCTTCACGACTCCCGGCCAAGCGCGCTGGTGGATCTGAAACGGTGACTCAGGCCGTCCTCCATTTCATCTCGAACGACTTTGTGACTGGCGAGATACTCCGGCTCGACGGCGGTTCCCACCTGGTGTAG
- the folB gene encoding dihydroneopterin aldolase, whose amino-acid sequence MDKYDKVLIRDLSVMGILGVNPGERVTPQEILVNATLFVDTRDAAATDDIGAAVNYRTLTKAMIAHIRNGRPKLVERLVQELADICFELDSGVQALTISVEKPGALRHARSVGIEITRERVDG is encoded by the coding sequence ATGGACAAGTACGACAAAGTTCTGATACGAGATCTCTCGGTGATGGGGATCCTGGGGGTCAACCCTGGCGAGCGAGTCACTCCGCAGGAAATTCTCGTCAACGCAACACTGTTCGTTGACACCCGGGATGCGGCGGCTACAGACGACATTGGCGCTGCGGTCAATTACCGCACGCTTACCAAAGCAATGATCGCCCACATCCGCAACGGCAGACCGAAACTTGTTGAACGCCTTGTGCAAGAACTTGCTGACATCTGTTTCGAGCTGGACTCGGGGGTGCAGGCTTTGACGATTTCAGTTGAGAAGCCCGGCGCCCTGCGACACGCACGATCTGTGGGAATTGAAATCACCCGCGAGCGTGTTGATGGCTGA
- the folE gene encoding GTP cyclohydrolase I FolE gives MDTLPKKLAVLTLGSNIDRQRHLPEAIRLLRRHPDIEVREVSQFFESASVGGPADAPDYYNAAMLVCSAFSPEELRAELREIENGLGRVRTEDPDEPRTIDIDIAYFDDIVESFEDWELPDPDALVAPHIAIPVAEVAHDWIHPVDGRTMRQIARSVEDGNVRTARAIKLSAPHVARAIEDFDTPDEVYAPRFEALVRQQLIEIGEQPSREGLLRTPIRVAKAFDFLTSGYTMSLDDAVNNAIFDAEGADEMVLIKDIEFYSMCEHHMLPFFGKASVGYLPDGKIIGLSKVARIVDLFARRLQVQERLTNQIADALSEVLDPLGVAVVIEGKHFCMMMRGVQKQDSSIVTSAMRGTFRRDARTRSEFLSFLND, from the coding sequence ATGGATACACTTCCAAAGAAACTAGCCGTACTAACGCTGGGTTCGAACATTGACCGTCAACGCCATTTACCCGAGGCGATTCGCCTACTAAGGCGTCACCCCGACATTGAGGTGCGCGAGGTTTCGCAGTTTTTCGAGTCGGCATCCGTGGGCGGACCCGCCGACGCTCCTGACTACTACAACGCTGCGATGCTGGTGTGCTCGGCATTCTCCCCTGAGGAGTTAAGGGCCGAGCTTCGTGAGATCGAAAACGGTCTCGGCCGGGTGAGGACCGAGGATCCCGACGAACCGCGTACGATCGATATCGACATTGCATACTTTGATGACATCGTTGAAAGCTTCGAGGACTGGGAACTTCCAGATCCCGACGCGCTGGTTGCTCCCCACATAGCAATTCCGGTAGCGGAGGTGGCCCACGACTGGATTCATCCCGTCGACGGTCGAACGATGCGACAGATAGCTCGCAGCGTCGAAGACGGCAACGTAAGAACGGCGCGCGCTATCAAATTGAGCGCTCCACACGTCGCTCGGGCGATCGAGGACTTTGATACACCGGACGAGGTGTACGCCCCGAGATTCGAAGCCTTGGTGCGTCAACAGCTAATCGAAATCGGAGAGCAACCATCGCGAGAAGGGCTTCTCCGCACGCCGATCCGTGTCGCCAAGGCGTTCGACTTCTTGACTAGCGGATACACGATGTCTCTGGACGACGCGGTGAACAACGCAATTTTCGACGCCGAGGGTGCTGACGAAATGGTCCTCATCAAAGACATCGAGTTCTACTCGATGTGCGAGCACCATATGCTGCCGTTCTTCGGTAAAGCGTCGGTTGGCTACCTCCCGGATGGGAAAATCATCGGGCTGTCGAAGGTCGCAAGGATCGTCGACCTGTTTGCCAGGCGGCTCCAGGTCCAGGAGCGGTTGACCAACCAGATCGCCGACGCTCTCAGTGAGGTGCTTGACCCGCTTGGGGTCGCTGTTGTGATCGAGGGCAAGCATTTCTGCATGATGATGCGCGGCGTCCAGAAGCAAGATTCCTCGATAGTGACGAGCGCCATGCGAGGCACGTTCCGCAGAGATGCGCGCACGAGGAGTGAATTCCTCTCCTTTCTCAACGACTAA